Proteins co-encoded in one Vibrio aquimaris genomic window:
- a CDS encoding transposase, which translates to MKDHVHMCISVQLKYSVSNVFGYLKGKSAISIAKKFRGRQRNFNDEHFWAGGILYLQSVWMKKQRLNI; encoded by the coding sequence ATGAAAGATCATGTTCATATGTGTATCAGCGTTCAGCTAAAGTATTCTGTATCTAATGTTTTTGGTTATCTCAAAGGCAAGAGCGCTATATCGATAGCTAAGAAGTTTCGAGGTAGGCAGCGAAACTTTAATGATGAGCACTTCTGGGCTGGGGGTATTTTGTATCTACAGTCGGTTTGGATGAAGAAACAGCGCTTGAATATATAA
- a CDS encoding transposase, which translates to MCNFFARPKVKRKQPMRDYKSLSHSRWDCKYHVVFIPKKRQKMIYGAIRKHLGSTLHELAKRKGVTIRRGALDERSCSYVYQRSAKVFCI; encoded by the coding sequence ATGTGTAACTTCTTTGCTCGACCAAAAGTAAAGAGGAAACAACCTATGCGAGACTATAAGAGTCTGTCTCATAGTCGATGGGATTGTAAATACCACGTGGTGTTTATCCCGAAGAAAAGACAAAAAATGATTTACGGTGCAATCAGGAAACACTTAGGTTCAACACTTCATGAGTTAGCCAAACGTAAAGGCGTAACGATAAGAAGAGGGGCACTTGATGAAAGATCATGTTCATATGTGTATCAGCGTTCAGCTAAAGTATTCTGTATCTAA
- a CDS encoding DUF417 family protein — protein sequence MHAVENNTKTDNIGYLTGVFGVALVLIWIGVYKFTPTEAKLIQPLVENHFAMNWLYDLFSIQAVSNLIGAAEIIVALGLIVGIKKPKIAFYSGIAAAAIFITTLSFLLTTPNTWKVSDGVLVTNFFLVKDILFLAVSISIIERNKPSN from the coding sequence ATGCATGCTGTAGAGAACAATACAAAGACTGACAATATTGGTTACCTTACCGGCGTTTTTGGCGTAGCACTCGTGCTAATTTGGATCGGTGTTTATAAATTTACGCCGACCGAAGCCAAATTGATTCAACCTTTAGTCGAAAATCATTTCGCGATGAATTGGCTTTATGACCTTTTTTCTATTCAAGCGGTGTCTAACCTCATAGGAGCGGCAGAAATCATCGTCGCTCTGGGGCTTATTGTGGGCATTAAAAAGCCGAAGATTGCATTTTACTCTGGTATCGCTGCGGCGGCTATCTTCATCACAACATTAAGCTTTTTGCTCACAACACCTAATACTTGGAAAGTCTCCGATGGTGTACTAGTCACCAACTTTTTCCTAGTAAAAGATATTTTGTTCCTTGCGGTGTCTATAAGCATAATTGAAAGAAATAAGCCAAGCAACTAA
- a CDS encoding alpha/beta fold hydrolase — MEIIKTVLDGNHYRYSFYPCVSSEQTLIFLLGALQDIESVNSFSKHFATKINCITIEIPGTGRTQNLASTVSIREQATMLHNLINYLGIKTAHIVGFSYATAIAVELCDIWPNVRSMSICGGVPGIPESGRLATKKMIAAAMDTSQRFAASFTESLTVRNHDIPKNEAIIRATKRSISSMSQDRIDMFFENSVRLLVHTPGNVQNIMIPCTICVGEFDPYVTLQTAKNFANQLKHGHLVVIKNADHLVHLQHPNKVAALMLAQAETQQTLLNTLACVS, encoded by the coding sequence ATGGAAATTATTAAAACAGTCTTAGACGGTAATCACTATCGCTACTCTTTTTACCCATGCGTCAGCTCAGAGCAAACTCTCATTTTTTTATTGGGAGCCTTACAAGATATTGAAAGCGTAAACTCATTTTCAAAACACTTCGCGACCAAAATTAATTGTATTACGATTGAAATTCCAGGCACTGGACGCACTCAAAATTTGGCCTCCACCGTCAGTATCCGAGAACAAGCTACAATGCTGCACAACTTGATAAACTATTTGGGCATCAAGACAGCCCACATTGTCGGCTTTTCTTACGCAACAGCTATCGCGGTCGAACTTTGTGATATATGGCCAAATGTACGATCTATGTCAATCTGCGGTGGAGTCCCTGGTATCCCAGAGTCGGGCAGACTAGCAACAAAAAAAATGATCGCTGCAGCCATGGATACATCACAACGCTTTGCGGCCTCATTTACCGAATCCCTCACTGTACGGAATCATGATATCCCCAAAAATGAGGCCATCATACGAGCCACAAAACGTAGCATCTCATCGATGTCTCAAGATCGAATAGACATGTTTTTTGAAAATTCTGTGCGTCTGCTCGTTCACACGCCCGGCAACGTTCAAAACATAATGATACCCTGTACTATCTGTGTTGGTGAATTTGACCCTTACGTCACCTTGCAAACGGCAAAAAATTTTGCAAACCAGCTCAAGCATGGTCATCTAGTCGTCATAAAAAACGCCGACCACTTAGTCCATTTACAGCACCCCAATAAAGTAGCAGCCTTGATGCTAGCTCAAGCAGAAACACAGCAAACATTGCTGAATACACTAGCTTGCGTCAGCTAA
- the rplY gene encoding 50S ribosomal protein L25, translating to MKFEAVVRTELGKGASRRLRHAGQFPAIVYGGEAAPVSIVLNHDDIVNQMDKPEFYEGVVLVIDGAEVKVKPQDVQRHAFKPKVEHMDFIRI from the coding sequence ATGAAATTTGAAGCAGTAGTACGTACTGAACTAGGTAAAGGTGCGAGCCGCCGCCTACGTCACGCTGGTCAATTCCCTGCTATCGTTTACGGTGGTGAAGCTGCGCCAGTATCAATCGTTCTTAACCACGACGACATCGTTAACCAAATGGATAAGCCTGAGTTCTACGAAGGTGTTGTTCTTGTTATCGACGGCGCTGAAGTGAAAGTTAAGCCACAAGACGTTCAACGTCACGCTTTCAAGCCAAAAGTTGAGCACATGGACTTCATCCGTATCTAA
- a CDS encoding tail fiber domain-containing protein, whose protein sequence is MKLFNLILSVSFCVILSSHVLADESNVFCSKPDGSHWDWLEDDNEEQVVIDGSWVEREEYRGDYFLVLRSSYIDVNQQCKTEFGSQYLAQPAKNSLSSWYKFMLFDQETNTYSIADGYIPPTNSMPRISDVNLKYDIQPLLNSLDKISRLNGYSYSWRPDSIQGHLAGQYEYGVIAQEVQSELPELAKRDIQGTLRVDYIGLIPVLLESIKELKTRVETLESSQ, encoded by the coding sequence ATGAAGTTATTTAATTTGATATTAAGTGTGAGTTTCTGTGTCATATTATCAAGTCATGTGCTCGCCGATGAATCTAATGTGTTCTGTTCCAAACCTGATGGAAGCCATTGGGATTGGCTAGAAGATGATAATGAAGAGCAAGTCGTCATTGATGGTTCATGGGTAGAAAGAGAAGAGTATCGTGGGGACTATTTTTTGGTTCTAAGATCTAGCTATATTGATGTTAATCAACAATGTAAAACCGAATTTGGCAGTCAATATCTGGCTCAACCAGCCAAAAACTCTTTGAGTTCATGGTATAAGTTTATGCTCTTTGACCAAGAAACCAATACTTATTCTATCGCCGATGGATATATACCTCCGACCAATAGTATGCCTAGAATAAGTGACGTTAATTTAAAATATGATATCCAGCCTTTACTAAATAGCCTCGATAAAATCAGCCGCCTTAATGGATACAGCTACTCTTGGCGCCCCGATAGCATTCAAGGCCACTTGGCTGGCCAATATGAGTATGGCGTCATTGCCCAGGAGGTACAATCTGAGTTACCTGAGCTTGCGAAGCGTGATATACAAGGCACTTTACGGGTCGATTATATTGGCCTGATCCCGGTACTTTTAGAATCAATTAAAGAGTTAAAAACAAGAGTAGAAACACTAGAATCAAGTCAGTAG
- a CDS encoding Dabb family protein, producing MIRHILLIQFKADATPRQIEELKQSFLSMPDLIEGVEHVEWGINDSPEGKNKNYTHCVMMTFTDEAGRERYLPHPNHDGLKDIFRPILEDIIVFDFTV from the coding sequence ATGATAAGACACATTTTGCTTATTCAATTTAAGGCTGACGCCACTCCCCGACAGATTGAAGAACTCAAACAGTCATTCTTATCTATGCCCGATCTTATTGAGGGAGTTGAACATGTAGAATGGGGAATAAACGATAGCCCTGAAGGTAAGAATAAGAACTATACACATTGCGTTATGATGACCTTCACTGATGAGGCGGGTCGTGAGCGCTACCTCCCTCACCCTAACCATGACGGCTTGAAAGACATTTTTAGACCAATCCTTGAAGATATCATCGTCTTTGACTTTACCGTATAA
- a CDS encoding cupin domain-containing protein, with protein MNVLSSLPNDLTDEVFEDLVTGSQFRLERIVSKGQCSEPDFWYDQDEHEWVLVLTGHAKIQYTNGEEIELKAGDNLNIPAHTKHRVSYTAPDEETIWLALFYKD; from the coding sequence ATGAATGTTCTTTCATCTCTACCCAACGACTTGACCGATGAGGTCTTTGAAGATCTTGTGACTGGGAGTCAATTTCGCCTTGAGCGTATTGTCTCCAAAGGCCAATGTTCTGAGCCCGATTTTTGGTACGATCAGGACGAGCATGAGTGGGTACTAGTATTGACTGGCCATGCCAAAATCCAATACACCAATGGAGAAGAAATAGAATTAAAAGCGGGTGATAATCTTAACATTCCGGCCCATACTAAACACAGAGTAAGCTATACTGCTCCCGATGAAGAAACTATTTGGCTGGCACTATTTTATAAGGATTAA
- a CDS encoding Rho-binding antiterminator — translation MISCSEYDYIEIACLYHIPIRLVTESAQVFEGKAKTTNYDHQRRECIVIDTLCGDIQIPTSTLVSMTALTDNPHFSEITFQQIS, via the coding sequence ATGATTTCCTGTAGCGAATACGATTACATAGAAATAGCCTGTCTCTATCATATTCCTATTCGCTTAGTTACCGAGTCTGCTCAAGTCTTTGAAGGAAAAGCGAAAACAACCAACTATGATCACCAGCGCAGAGAATGTATCGTTATTGATACTCTCTGTGGTGACATACAAATTCCGACCTCAACCTTAGTGTCAATGACAGCACTGACAGATAACCCTCATTTTAGTGAAATTACCTTTCAGCAAATCAGCTAA
- a CDS encoding haloacid dehalogenase-like hydrolase, whose translation MKRLLDCSASNFNNMTKEDLLFAIKASEGRVLMTETIASVQPLLTNITNAELASSQGADLLLINMFDVNRPEIIGLPKSTRPQSVIATLKQLTGRPVGVNLEAVDPEFAQEHNEIWAMCAGRAATPENVNALIDMRCDFIVLTGNPSNGVSNKAIIESLQQLKMHQKNKILIIAGKMHGAGVSSENGKKIITKQDVSSFANHGADVILLPAPGTVPGMSESYVSSLIDEAHKHNVLAMTAVGTSQEGADIDTIKHIALMSKMAGADLHHIGDTGYTGIALPENIRSYSIAIRGIRHTYARMARSVLR comes from the coding sequence ATGAAAAGATTATTAGATTGCAGTGCCTCTAACTTCAATAATATGACTAAAGAAGATTTACTCTTTGCAATAAAAGCCAGCGAAGGTAGAGTGCTAATGACTGAAACCATTGCTTCAGTACAGCCGCTATTAACAAACATTACCAATGCTGAACTGGCATCCTCACAAGGTGCTGATTTATTGCTCATCAATATGTTTGATGTTAATAGGCCGGAGATTATTGGCCTACCCAAGAGTACACGTCCCCAGAGCGTTATTGCTACATTAAAGCAACTGACTGGCCGCCCTGTTGGCGTCAATCTAGAAGCGGTTGACCCAGAGTTCGCTCAGGAACACAATGAAATTTGGGCAATGTGTGCAGGCAGAGCCGCTACGCCTGAGAATGTGAATGCTTTAATCGATATGAGGTGTGATTTTATTGTACTCACTGGTAACCCAAGTAATGGTGTGTCAAATAAAGCAATTATTGAGTCTCTCCAGCAACTAAAAATGCATCAGAAGAATAAAATCCTAATTATTGCAGGAAAAATGCATGGTGCAGGAGTGAGCTCAGAAAATGGGAAAAAAATCATAACAAAGCAGGATGTGTCTTCATTTGCAAACCATGGCGCCGATGTGATACTGCTACCTGCCCCTGGAACAGTACCCGGTATGTCAGAGTCTTATGTCTCCTCCCTTATTGATGAAGCACATAAGCATAATGTACTCGCCATGACGGCAGTTGGAACTTCTCAAGAGGGCGCCGATATAGACACAATTAAACACATTGCCTTAATGAGCAAAATGGCTGGGGCAGACTTACATCACATCGGTGATACGGGCTATACAGGAATTGCACTACCCGAAAATATTCGCAGCTATAGTATCGCTATTCGAGGTATACGTCATACCTATGCTCGAATGGCTCGTTCTGTCTTAAGGTAG
- a CDS encoding S9 family peptidase translates to MRFSLTALAVSAILITGCSNQGINTMTQPSQVELIAQQTQAPIAKKVPRALENHGDTRIDNYYWMRDDQRKDTEILQHLEQENQYADTVLSHTEALQKQLFEELKGRIAKDDSSVPVKEGNFYYSNQVSGDNEYAIYRRAKDFAGTDSEVLLDANELAKEHEFFNVGGLYVSPNESLMAYGEDTLSRRVYTIRIKNLDTGEYLDDKVEGAESDIAWQNDNKAFYYIKKDPQTLLGYQVYRHVLGTPQSSDTLIYEEKDDAYYTSLGKSKDGEQVFITHYSTETSGVSIIDANDPKATAKAFYPREEGVEYSIAKLNDWYYIFTNYQAVNFRLMRVEKDHIQDRSKWQDVIAADKDTLLVDFTLFDDHLVYEQRKDGLSTLKVRQLSTGKEFPLEFNDSAFSAYFTGNYELENSKVRIYYSSLTTPGTYYDFDLSTGKPEVLKQTPVLGDFEASNYQSERIMVSARDGKQIPVSLVYRKDKFKKDGTNPIYQYGYGSYGTTINPSFRSARLSLLDRGFVYAIAHIRGSEMLGRPWYEDGKKLTKQNTFNDFIDVTRELTKAGYGSKDKVFAVGGSAGGLLMGAVINQAPELYRGVAAHVPFVDVVTTMLDESIPLTTNEYDEWGNPGEKAYYDYMLSYSPYDNVSSQDYPNLLVTTGLHDSQVQYFEPMKWVAKLREMKTDNHALLFKTDMEAGHGGASGRFKRLKEDALEYAFFLDLLNEK, encoded by the coding sequence ATGCGTTTCTCCCTCACTGCATTAGCTGTCTCAGCGATACTGATCACTGGCTGCAGCAACCAAGGAATTAACACCATGACTCAACCATCCCAAGTAGAACTGATTGCTCAACAAACCCAAGCACCGATAGCAAAGAAAGTCCCACGTGCCCTAGAGAATCATGGCGATACTCGGATTGATAATTATTACTGGATGAGAGACGACCAACGTAAAGATACTGAAATTTTGCAGCACCTTGAACAGGAAAACCAATACGCAGATACGGTTTTAAGTCATACCGAAGCGCTGCAAAAACAGCTGTTTGAAGAGCTAAAAGGTCGTATCGCAAAAGATGACAGCTCCGTCCCAGTGAAAGAAGGTAACTTCTACTATTCAAACCAGGTATCGGGTGACAATGAATACGCTATATATCGACGTGCCAAAGACTTCGCAGGGACAGACTCGGAAGTTTTACTCGATGCCAACGAATTAGCAAAAGAGCACGAGTTCTTCAATGTCGGCGGATTATATGTAAGCCCAAATGAGTCTCTCATGGCTTATGGTGAAGACACATTAAGCCGACGTGTTTATACAATTCGAATTAAAAATCTCGATACAGGTGAGTATCTAGACGATAAAGTCGAGGGTGCTGAAAGTGATATCGCTTGGCAAAATGATAATAAAGCCTTTTATTACATCAAAAAGGATCCCCAAACCCTATTAGGTTACCAAGTTTACCGTCATGTTCTGGGAACACCACAAAGCAGCGACACATTAATATATGAAGAGAAAGACGATGCTTACTATACCTCGCTCGGAAAAAGTAAAGATGGTGAACAGGTATTCATAACTCACTACAGCACCGAAACCAGCGGTGTCTCCATTATTGATGCAAACGACCCCAAAGCCACAGCTAAAGCATTTTATCCAAGAGAAGAAGGTGTTGAATACAGCATTGCTAAACTAAATGACTGGTATTACATCTTCACTAATTATCAGGCGGTAAACTTCCGCCTAATGAGAGTGGAAAAAGACCATATTCAAGACCGCAGCAAATGGCAAGATGTGATCGCTGCCGACAAAGATACTTTATTGGTGGATTTTACCCTATTTGATGATCACCTCGTCTACGAACAGCGCAAAGATGGCTTATCAACTCTTAAAGTGCGTCAGCTTTCAACAGGCAAAGAGTTCCCGCTAGAGTTTAACGACAGTGCTTTTTCTGCCTACTTTACAGGTAATTATGAACTTGAAAACTCAAAAGTTAGGATTTACTACAGTAGCCTGACCACACCTGGAACCTACTATGATTTTGACCTTAGCACTGGTAAGCCTGAAGTTCTCAAACAGACGCCAGTACTCGGTGACTTTGAGGCGAGTAACTATCAGTCTGAACGAATCATGGTCTCTGCAAGAGATGGTAAACAAATACCTGTATCTCTGGTATACAGAAAGGACAAATTTAAAAAAGATGGCACTAACCCAATATACCAATACGGCTATGGTTCATATGGAACGACCATAAACCCATCATTTCGTTCAGCACGCCTAAGCTTGTTAGACCGTGGGTTTGTGTATGCTATCGCACACATCAGGGGCTCAGAGATGCTTGGTCGACCTTGGTATGAGGATGGTAAAAAGCTTACCAAGCAAAATACCTTTAACGACTTTATTGATGTAACCCGAGAACTAACCAAGGCTGGCTATGGCTCAAAAGATAAAGTCTTTGCGGTTGGAGGCTCAGCAGGCGGGCTATTGATGGGGGCTGTCATTAATCAAGCACCAGAGCTATATCGGGGAGTAGCGGCTCATGTGCCCTTTGTCGACGTGGTAACAACCATGCTTGATGAATCCATTCCGTTAACCACCAACGAATATGATGAGTGGGGTAACCCTGGTGAAAAAGCCTATTATGACTATATGCTTAGCTACTCACCTTATGACAATGTTAGCTCTCAAGATTATCCAAACCTGTTAGTCACCACAGGACTACACGATTCACAAGTGCAATATTTTGAGCCTATGAAATGGGTCGCCAAATTACGCGAAATGAAGACAGATAATCATGCGTTACTCTTTAAGACGGATATGGAAGCAGGCCATGGTGGGGCTTCTGGCCGCTTTAAACGCTTAAAAGAGGATGCTCTCGAGTATGCGTTTTTCCTTGATTTGCTGAATGAAAAATAG
- a CDS encoding DUF2947 domain-containing protein has translation MSYLPLDEYQRKWIFTHHSMPVSEQDLESIKPMTQARSSQLWKENISAHSPDAERLSSSDWPMKETNWKETLDWMVSWESDHDALPIGVEEFLDWQDDVTIYFCYEKYNVIETKWSVFKRYWKNFLFYDDGPILIGRRRKEALWFDSKGNVKLGWRK, from the coding sequence ATGTCATATCTTCCTTTGGACGAATACCAAAGAAAATGGATTTTTACTCATCACTCCATGCCTGTTTCTGAGCAGGATTTGGAATCCATAAAACCTATGACACAAGCTCGCTCTTCCCAGCTTTGGAAGGAAAATATCAGTGCTCATAGCCCTGATGCAGAGCGTCTTAGCTCTTCTGATTGGCCGATGAAAGAGACGAACTGGAAAGAAACATTAGATTGGATGGTTTCCTGGGAGTCAGATCATGATGCTTTACCTATCGGTGTCGAGGAATTTCTTGATTGGCAAGATGACGTAACGATTTACTTTTGCTACGAAAAGTACAACGTCATTGAAACTAAATGGTCGGTGTTCAAACGGTATTGGAAAAACTTTCTGTTTTACGATGATGGCCCTATTTTGATAGGCCGCCGACGCAAAGAAGCGCTATGGTTTGATAGCAAAGGTAATGTAAAACTCGGATGGCGCAAGTAA
- a CDS encoding HD domain-containing protein, whose translation MNRIEKQLSLIMELDQLKSVLRRARVKSADDRLENSAEHSWHVALMAILMQEHANEPVDIARVVKMLLLHDIVEIDAGDTFAYDTQAIESQKDKELAAAKRLFNMLPEDQSEELLSLWCEFEDAQSADAKFAKALDRLIPMLLNYHNGGKGWLEHQVTSAQALTVNRKIESGSHALWEQAKKIIHDATEKGWLKA comes from the coding sequence GTGAATCGTATAGAAAAGCAGTTATCTTTGATCATGGAACTTGATCAACTGAAATCGGTATTAAGGCGAGCACGGGTAAAAAGTGCGGATGATCGGTTAGAAAATAGCGCAGAACATAGCTGGCATGTCGCTCTCATGGCTATTTTGATGCAAGAACATGCCAATGAACCTGTGGATATTGCACGAGTCGTCAAAATGTTACTGCTCCACGATATCGTCGAGATAGATGCTGGTGACACTTTTGCCTATGATACTCAAGCCATTGAGTCGCAAAAGGATAAGGAATTGGCAGCAGCTAAGCGACTTTTTAATATGTTACCTGAAGATCAAAGTGAAGAATTGCTTAGTCTTTGGTGCGAATTTGAAGATGCACAATCAGCCGATGCTAAGTTTGCTAAAGCGCTTGATAGGTTGATCCCAATGCTGTTGAATTATCACAATGGCGGAAAAGGCTGGTTAGAGCACCAAGTGACGAGTGCCCAAGCATTGACTGTAAACCGAAAAATTGAAAGTGGTTCCCACGCTTTATGGGAGCAAGCAAAAAAAATAATTCATGATGCCACCGAGAAAGGGTGGCTTAAAGCCTAA
- the rimJ gene encoding ribosomal protein S5-alanine N-acetyltransferase produces the protein MERVSTPRNVYEQDENIILRTAEPTDGKLISDYFIANKDFLKPWEPSREEAFYSEAGWTKRLIKLHELHRMGLGYYLIILDSESGEMMGTVSFSNVSRFPFHACNLGYSLAENAQGKGVMTRAMRLAIKYMFSIQNVHRIMAAYLPRNHKSEATLMRLGFKKEGMAKDYLLIDGVWEDHILSSLVNDNWTST, from the coding sequence ATGGAACGAGTAAGTACCCCTAGAAATGTTTATGAGCAAGATGAGAATATCATCTTGCGCACGGCGGAGCCGACCGACGGTAAACTGATATCGGATTATTTCATTGCAAATAAAGACTTCCTCAAGCCATGGGAGCCAAGCAGAGAAGAGGCTTTTTATTCTGAAGCGGGCTGGACGAAAAGACTTATTAAGCTTCATGAACTTCATCGGATGGGCCTAGGCTACTATTTGATCATTTTAGATAGTGAATCGGGTGAAATGATGGGAACCGTCTCTTTTAGTAATGTATCCCGCTTTCCATTTCATGCGTGTAATTTAGGTTACTCCCTAGCCGAGAATGCTCAAGGTAAAGGCGTCATGACTAGGGCGATGCGGCTGGCAATAAAGTACATGTTTTCTATACAAAATGTTCATAGAATAATGGCGGCTTACCTTCCTCGAAATCATAAAAGTGAAGCAACGTTAATGCGCCTTGGATTTAAAAAAGAAGGCATGGCAAAAGACTATTTGCTCATAGATGGAGTGTGGGAAGACCATATTTTAAGTTCATTAGTTAATGACAATTGGACATCGACGTGA
- the tyrR gene encoding transcriptional regulator TyrR, which produces MRLEVICEDRLGLTRELLDILASRNIDLRGIEIDTTGIIYLNCPDIDFDTFSELMAEIRRITGVKDVRKIQFMPMERHNTELISLLNSLPEPVLAIDMKGHVDMANHAALSLFNCEQEEMIGHPIVSLLPNFNFSNWTEGKITRHREDVVIGGLDYSMEVMPVYITAESNESVLASTVMIIRSNQEKPMLVDSLPVHNNLGFEHFVGVSNRHKALMGQAKKLCVLDQPLLIQGETGTGKEMLARACHNRSHRAAAPFLVLSCASMPDDVAETELFGHAPGSFNHEQGHKGIFEQADGGTVFLDEIGEMSPHLQIKLLRLLQDGTFRRVGAEQEIHVDVRVIASTRHNLGELAESKSFREDLFYRLNVLTLNIPALRERPNDIAPLLDLFVSKYVKQLGVKKPDLSEDLVDQLVSYQWPGNMRQLENMVLRALTELDSTTLTVDLFHLPQLDNAIATGPTINLDGSLDEIMKDYESQVLERLYQSFPSSRKLAKRLNVSHTSVANKLREYGIRKS; this is translated from the coding sequence GTGCGTTTAGAAGTAATATGTGAAGACAGACTCGGCCTTACCCGTGAGCTATTAGATATTCTGGCTTCCAGAAATATTGATTTACGAGGCATTGAAATCGATACCACAGGTATTATTTATCTGAATTGCCCAGATATTGATTTTGATACCTTTAGTGAATTGATGGCAGAAATTCGCCGGATCACAGGTGTAAAAGATGTGCGAAAAATTCAGTTTATGCCCATGGAGAGACATAATACCGAGCTGATATCTCTTCTCAATAGCTTACCAGAGCCAGTACTTGCCATTGATATGAAAGGCCATGTTGATATGGCAAACCACGCAGCCTTGAGTTTGTTCAATTGCGAGCAGGAAGAAATGATTGGTCACCCAATCGTGAGCTTATTGCCCAACTTCAACTTTTCAAATTGGACCGAAGGCAAAATAACTCGTCATCGAGAAGATGTTGTGATTGGTGGTCTAGATTATTCCATGGAAGTCATGCCTGTATACATCACTGCTGAATCCAATGAGTCTGTCTTAGCAAGTACAGTGATGATCATTCGATCAAATCAAGAAAAACCTATGCTGGTGGATTCTCTACCCGTTCACAATAACCTAGGCTTTGAACATTTTGTTGGGGTTTCTAACCGACATAAAGCCCTCATGGGGCAAGCTAAGAAGCTTTGTGTATTGGATCAGCCGTTACTTATCCAAGGGGAAACGGGAACCGGCAAAGAAATGCTCGCTAGAGCATGCCACAATCGTTCACACCGAGCTGCAGCGCCATTTTTGGTATTGAGCTGCGCGTCTATGCCGGATGATGTCGCGGAGACGGAACTGTTTGGTCACGCGCCTGGTTCATTCAACCATGAACAGGGACATAAAGGTATTTTTGAGCAAGCAGATGGCGGTACGGTATTTCTTGATGAAATTGGTGAGATGAGTCCTCATCTACAAATCAAGCTTCTCAGATTACTTCAAGATGGCACGTTCAGAAGAGTTGGCGCTGAGCAAGAGATCCATGTTGATGTTCGTGTGATTGCATCAACTCGGCACAACCTAGGGGAGCTGGCTGAGTCTAAATCATTTCGTGAAGACCTATTCTATCGCCTCAATGTGTTGACTTTGAACATTCCTGCTTTACGCGAGAGGCCAAATGATATTGCGCCATTACTTGACCTATTTGTGTCAAAATACGTCAAGCAGTTGGGCGTTAAAAAGCCAGATCTTAGTGAGGATTTGGTTGACCAACTGGTGAGTTATCAATGGCCAGGTAACATGCGTCAATTGGAAAATATGGTGCTACGAGCGTTGACCGAACTTGATTCAACAACTTTGACCGTGGATTTATTTCATCTTCCTCAACTAGATAACGCTATTGCGACAGGCCCGACGATTAATTTGGACGGCTCACTAGATGAAATCATGAAGGATTATGAATCTCAAGTATTGGAACGTTTATACCAGTCTTTTCCCTCGAGTCGAAAACTTGCGAAGAGGCTCAATGTTTCTCATACCTCGGTGGCTAACAAATTGCGTGAATACGGGATAAGAAAGAGCTGA